In Raphanus sativus cultivar WK10039 chromosome 5, ASM80110v3, whole genome shotgun sequence, the following proteins share a genomic window:
- the LOC108859431 gene encoding probable WRKY transcription factor 58 isoform X1 yields MAVKDEVSSMMRTTMLVAPTRPTITVPQRPPAIETAAYFFGGGDGFSLSPGPLSFVSSLFVDNFPDVLTPDNQRTTSFSQLLAGAMSGSPGSGRSTAGMLPAGGGPLFTIPSGFSPSSLLTSPMFFPPQQSPTQTGFVQPESQPKRPDSFPNQMPSSTSTVMHGRQSCEGSQADHRAISHYNNPANNNNTNRSYNVVNVDKPADDGYNWRKYGQKPIKGCEYPRSYYRCTHVNCPVKKKVERSSDGQITQIIYKGQHDHEKPQNRRGGGGGVRGSGEIGDIHYIGGVGQMESSEDSGYANDHDNDNDDDNEDLPASKIRKIDGGMSTTHRSVTEPKIIIQTRSEIDLLDDGYRWRKYGQKVVKGNPHPRSYYKCTTANCTVRKHVERASTDVKAVITTYEGKHNHDVPAARNGTAAATSATAGTSDHHRKRLLSGNNMQQHMSFDNTGQSPVLLRLKEEKMTIN; encoded by the exons ATGGCTGTAAAGGATGAGGTATCTTCGATGATGAGAACAACGATGTTAGTCGCTCCAACAAGACCTACGATCACAGTTCCTCAGAGACCTCCGGCGATCGAAACGGCGGCGTACTTTTTCGGAGGTGGAGATGGTTTTAGTCTAAGCCCTGGTCCACTTTCTTTTGTCTCGTCTTTGTTCGTTGATAACTTCCCTGACGTCTTGACGCCGGACAATCAAAGGACAACGTCGTTTTCTCAGCTTCTCGCCGGAGCTATGTCGGGGTCTCCCGGAAGTGGACGTTCTACGGCGGGGATGCTCCCCGCCGGGGGAGGTCCGTTGTTTACAATCCCTTCTGGTTTCAGCCCTTCTAGTCTTCTCACCTCTCCCATGTTTTTTCCTCCTCAg CAGTCACCAACTCAGACCGGCTTTGTCCAACCGGAGTCTCAACCGAAACGACCAGACTCATTTCCTAACCAAATGCCGTCATCTACATCCACGGTCATGCATGGCCGTCAATCTTGTGAAGGTTCGCAAGCAGATCATAGAGCTATAAGTCATTATAACAATCCGGCGAATAACAACAATACTAACCGGTCTTATAACGTGGTGAACGTTGATAAACCGGCGGATGACGGGTATAACTGGAGGAAGTATGGCCAAAAGCCGATAAAAGGGTGTGAATATCCGAGGAGTTATTATAGATGCACACATGTTAATTGTCCGGTTAAGAAAAAAGTTGAACGGTCATCAGATGGACAGATCACTCAGATCATTTACAAAGGTCAACATGACCACGAGAAGCCTCAGAACCGCCgtggcggtggtggtggagtTAGAGGTTCCGGAGAAATTGGTGATATTCATTACATTGGTGGTGTAGGACAGATGGAGTCTAGTGAGGATAGTGGTTATGCTAACGATCATGACAATGACAATGATGATGACAATGAAGATCTTCCAGCTTCAAAGATAAG AAAAATTGACGGAGGTATGTCGACAACTCACCGATCCGTGACCGAGCCAAAGATCATCATTCAGACAAGAAGTGAAATCGACCTCCTCGACGATGGCTATAGGTGGCGCAAGTACGGACAAAAGGTTGTCAAAGGAAATCCTCATCCGAG GAGCTATTATAAATGTACAACGGCGAATTGTACGGTACGTAAACATGTAGAGAGAGCTTCAACAGATGTGAAGGCTGTCATTACAACTTATGAAGGTAAACATAACCATGACGTCCCTGCCGCTAGAAATGGCACCGCCGCAGCAACCTCAGCCACAGCAGGAACGTCCGATCACCATCGTAAGAGATTGTTGTCGGGGAACAATATGCAACAACATATGAGTTTCGATAATACAGGCCAATCTCCGGTTCTTTTGAGAttgaaagaagagaaaatgaCTATTAATTGA
- the LOC108859431 gene encoding probable WRKY transcription factor 58 isoform X2 — protein sequence MAVKDEVSSMMRTTMLVAPTRPTITVPQRPPAIETAAYFFGGGDGFSLSPGPLSFVSSLFVDNFPDVLTPDNQRTTSFSQLLAGAMSGSPGSGRSTAGMLPAGGGPLFTIPSGFSPSSLLTSPMFFPPQSPTQTGFVQPESQPKRPDSFPNQMPSSTSTVMHGRQSCEGSQADHRAISHYNNPANNNNTNRSYNVVNVDKPADDGYNWRKYGQKPIKGCEYPRSYYRCTHVNCPVKKKVERSSDGQITQIIYKGQHDHEKPQNRRGGGGGVRGSGEIGDIHYIGGVGQMESSEDSGYANDHDNDNDDDNEDLPASKIRKIDGGMSTTHRSVTEPKIIIQTRSEIDLLDDGYRWRKYGQKVVKGNPHPRSYYKCTTANCTVRKHVERASTDVKAVITTYEGKHNHDVPAARNGTAAATSATAGTSDHHRKRLLSGNNMQQHMSFDNTGQSPVLLRLKEEKMTIN from the exons ATGGCTGTAAAGGATGAGGTATCTTCGATGATGAGAACAACGATGTTAGTCGCTCCAACAAGACCTACGATCACAGTTCCTCAGAGACCTCCGGCGATCGAAACGGCGGCGTACTTTTTCGGAGGTGGAGATGGTTTTAGTCTAAGCCCTGGTCCACTTTCTTTTGTCTCGTCTTTGTTCGTTGATAACTTCCCTGACGTCTTGACGCCGGACAATCAAAGGACAACGTCGTTTTCTCAGCTTCTCGCCGGAGCTATGTCGGGGTCTCCCGGAAGTGGACGTTCTACGGCGGGGATGCTCCCCGCCGGGGGAGGTCCGTTGTTTACAATCCCTTCTGGTTTCAGCCCTTCTAGTCTTCTCACCTCTCCCATGTTTTTTCCTCCTCAg TCACCAACTCAGACCGGCTTTGTCCAACCGGAGTCTCAACCGAAACGACCAGACTCATTTCCTAACCAAATGCCGTCATCTACATCCACGGTCATGCATGGCCGTCAATCTTGTGAAGGTTCGCAAGCAGATCATAGAGCTATAAGTCATTATAACAATCCGGCGAATAACAACAATACTAACCGGTCTTATAACGTGGTGAACGTTGATAAACCGGCGGATGACGGGTATAACTGGAGGAAGTATGGCCAAAAGCCGATAAAAGGGTGTGAATATCCGAGGAGTTATTATAGATGCACACATGTTAATTGTCCGGTTAAGAAAAAAGTTGAACGGTCATCAGATGGACAGATCACTCAGATCATTTACAAAGGTCAACATGACCACGAGAAGCCTCAGAACCGCCgtggcggtggtggtggagtTAGAGGTTCCGGAGAAATTGGTGATATTCATTACATTGGTGGTGTAGGACAGATGGAGTCTAGTGAGGATAGTGGTTATGCTAACGATCATGACAATGACAATGATGATGACAATGAAGATCTTCCAGCTTCAAAGATAAG AAAAATTGACGGAGGTATGTCGACAACTCACCGATCCGTGACCGAGCCAAAGATCATCATTCAGACAAGAAGTGAAATCGACCTCCTCGACGATGGCTATAGGTGGCGCAAGTACGGACAAAAGGTTGTCAAAGGAAATCCTCATCCGAG GAGCTATTATAAATGTACAACGGCGAATTGTACGGTACGTAAACATGTAGAGAGAGCTTCAACAGATGTGAAGGCTGTCATTACAACTTATGAAGGTAAACATAACCATGACGTCCCTGCCGCTAGAAATGGCACCGCCGCAGCAACCTCAGCCACAGCAGGAACGTCCGATCACCATCGTAAGAGATTGTTGTCGGGGAACAATATGCAACAACATATGAGTTTCGATAATACAGGCCAATCTCCGGTTCTTTTGAGAttgaaagaagagaaaatgaCTATTAATTGA
- the LOC108859428 gene encoding cyclin-dependent kinase C-2 C-like isoform X1, giving the protein MGCFNSKHSSPAAPPRPLRRRSDTAAHQGHPQNNHKPHVLPTPPSHRRVVTSSPKKHRNNDDDAPRSRTTGVSQRSGLSHGNVEAEQGAAGWPSWLTSAAPEAVHGLVPLRAEDFEKREKIGQGTYSNVFRACEISTGRVMALKKIRVQNFETENIRFIAREIMILRRLDHPNIMKLEGIIASRNSNSMYFVFDYMEHDLEGLCSSPDINFTEAQIKCYMQQLLLAVEHCHLRGIMHRDIKAANILVNNKGVLKLADFGLANIVTPRNKNQLTSRVVTLWYRAPELLMGSTSYSVSVDLWSVGCVFAEILTGRPPLKGRTEIEQLHKIYKLCGSPDEELWRKNKLHPQTKMFGQQHQYEGCLRETFEEFPKTAVNLLENLFSIDPDKRGTASSALMSEYFNTRPYACDPSTLPKYPPNKEMDAKYREELQRRRRATIKKRDNLVPKQTGKSRRTIKDPLSKLPTQQQETKKEAETEIVLQTTPSETSQATTRSEFPYTALSQATAPASGFAWAGGKKRKENDAASTLTYNQPAGSASHVSGMSMAFAKNTFGLTINEDRPFLRPHVSIDSSGDVLLYPNVHHKKKEEDNMSWDLRNGGANPKIFQTNGMNEILRRTETDARVAVRRPPRIERG; this is encoded by the exons ATGGGTTGCTTCAACTCCAAGCATTCTTCTCCTGCAGCTCCTCCACGCCCTCTCCGACGTCGTTCAGACACCGCCGCCCACCAAGGTCACCCCCAAAACAACCACAAACCCCACGTTCTTCCCACCCCGCCATCTCACCGCCGTGTCGTCACCTCATCTCCTAAAAAACATCGCAACAATGACGATGACGCTCCAAGATCGAGGACGACCGGAGTTAGCCAGAGATCGGGTTTGTCTCATGGTAATGTAGAGGCTGAGCAGGGGGCGGCTGGTTGGCCATCATGGCTTACCTCAGCCGCACCGGAGGCTGTTCATGGGTTGGTCCCATTACGTGCAGAGGATTTCGAGAAAAGAGAGAAg attGGACAAGGAACGTATAGCAACGTGTTCCGGGCTTGTGAGATATCGACGGGACGAGTTATGGCTTTAAAGAAAATAAGGGTTCAAAACTTCGAAACAGAAAACATAAGATTCATAGCGAGAGAGATCATGATTTTGAGAAGATTAGATCATCCAAACATCATGAAACTCGAAGGGATCATCGCCTCACGGAACTCAAACAGCATGTACTTTGTGTTTGATTACATGGAACACGATCTCGAAGGCTTATGTTCATCTCCTGACATCAACTTCACCGAGGCACAG atcAAATGCTATATGCAGCAGCTTCTGTTGGCAGTAGAACATTGCCATCTACGAGGGATCATGCACAGAGACATTAAAGCCGCAAACATTCTGGTGAATAACAAAGGAGTTTTGAAGCTAGCTGATTTTGGACTAGCCAACATTGTAACACCAAGAAACAAGAATCAGTTAACAAGTCGGGTTGTGACGCTATGGTACCGTGCACCCGAACTTCTAATGGGTTCAACGAGTTATAGCGTGTCGGTCGATCTTTGGAGCGTGGGATGTGTCTTCGCCGAGATTCTTACCGGAAGACCACCTCTTAAAGGAAGAACAGAG atTGAACAACTTCACAAGATTTATAAACTATGTGGATCACCAGATGAAGAACTTTGGAGAAAGAACAAGCTCCATCCTCAAACTAAGATGTTTGGACAACAACATCAATATGAAGGTTGTCTGAGAGAAACATTTGAGGAGTTTCCAAAAACAGCAGTTAATCTTCTGGAGAATCTATTTTCCATTGATCCAGATAAACGAGGAACTGCCTCCTCTGCTCTCATGTCAGAG TACTTTAATACAAGGCCTTACGCTTGTGATCCATCGACGTTACCTAAGTACCCTCCTAACAAAGAAATGGATGCTAAGTACCGTGAAGAACTTCAACGAAG GAGAAGAGCAACTATAAAGAAAAGAGATAACTTGGTACCCAAGCAAACGGGAAAATCACGTAGAACAATCAAAGATCCTCTGAGCAAGTTACCAACCCAACAG CAGGAAACGAAGAAGGAAGCCGAGACAGAAATCGTTCTCCAGACGACGCCATCAGAGACATCTCAAGCGACGACTCGAAGCGAGTTTCCCTACACTGCTCTATCTCAAGCTACGGCACCGGCAAGCGGGTTTGCATGGGCTGGagggaagaagaggaaagaaaaCGACGCAGCTTCGACGCTGACTTACAATCAGCCTGCAGGATCTGCGAGCCACGTGAGTGGTATGAGCATGGCTTTTGCTAAGAATACATTCGGGTTAACAATAAACGAAGACAGGCCATTTCTTAGGCCACACGTTTCTATAGACTCCTCTGGTGATGTTTTATTGTACCCTAACGTGCATcacaagaagaaagaagaagataatatgAGTTGG GATTTGAGGAATGGTGGGGCGAATCCAAAGATATTTCAAACGAATGGGATGAACGAGATATTAAGGAGAACAGAAACTGATGCAAGAGTCGCTGTTCGAAGACCGCCACGGATAGAAAGAGGTTAA
- the LOC108859428 gene encoding cyclin-dependent kinase C-2 C-like isoform X2, with protein sequence MGCFNSKHSSPAAPPRPLRRRSDTAAHQGHPQNNHKPHVLPTPPSHRRVVTSSPKKHRNNDDDAPRSRTTGVSQRSGLSHGNVEAEQGAAGWPSWLTSAAPEAVHGLVPLRAEDFEKREKIGQGTYSNVFRACEISTGRVMALKKIRVQNFETENIRFIAREIMILRRLDHPNIMKLEGIIASRNSNSMYFVFDYMEHDLEGLCSSPDINFTEAQIKCYMQQLLLAVEHCHLRGIMHRDIKAANILVNNKGVLKLADFGLANIVTPRNKNQLTSRVVTLWYRAPELLMGSTSYSVSVDLWSVGCVFAEILTGRPPLKGRTEIEQLHKIYKLCGSPDEELWRKNKLHPQTKMFGQQHQYEGCLRETFEEFPKTAVNLLENLFSIDPDKRGTASSALMSEYFNTRPYACDPSTLPKYPPNKEMDAKYREELQRRRRATIKKRDNLVPKQTGKSRRTIKDPLSKLPTQQETKKEAETEIVLQTTPSETSQATTRSEFPYTALSQATAPASGFAWAGGKKRKENDAASTLTYNQPAGSASHVSGMSMAFAKNTFGLTINEDRPFLRPHVSIDSSGDVLLYPNVHHKKKEEDNMSWDLRNGGANPKIFQTNGMNEILRRTETDARVAVRRPPRIERG encoded by the exons ATGGGTTGCTTCAACTCCAAGCATTCTTCTCCTGCAGCTCCTCCACGCCCTCTCCGACGTCGTTCAGACACCGCCGCCCACCAAGGTCACCCCCAAAACAACCACAAACCCCACGTTCTTCCCACCCCGCCATCTCACCGCCGTGTCGTCACCTCATCTCCTAAAAAACATCGCAACAATGACGATGACGCTCCAAGATCGAGGACGACCGGAGTTAGCCAGAGATCGGGTTTGTCTCATGGTAATGTAGAGGCTGAGCAGGGGGCGGCTGGTTGGCCATCATGGCTTACCTCAGCCGCACCGGAGGCTGTTCATGGGTTGGTCCCATTACGTGCAGAGGATTTCGAGAAAAGAGAGAAg attGGACAAGGAACGTATAGCAACGTGTTCCGGGCTTGTGAGATATCGACGGGACGAGTTATGGCTTTAAAGAAAATAAGGGTTCAAAACTTCGAAACAGAAAACATAAGATTCATAGCGAGAGAGATCATGATTTTGAGAAGATTAGATCATCCAAACATCATGAAACTCGAAGGGATCATCGCCTCACGGAACTCAAACAGCATGTACTTTGTGTTTGATTACATGGAACACGATCTCGAAGGCTTATGTTCATCTCCTGACATCAACTTCACCGAGGCACAG atcAAATGCTATATGCAGCAGCTTCTGTTGGCAGTAGAACATTGCCATCTACGAGGGATCATGCACAGAGACATTAAAGCCGCAAACATTCTGGTGAATAACAAAGGAGTTTTGAAGCTAGCTGATTTTGGACTAGCCAACATTGTAACACCAAGAAACAAGAATCAGTTAACAAGTCGGGTTGTGACGCTATGGTACCGTGCACCCGAACTTCTAATGGGTTCAACGAGTTATAGCGTGTCGGTCGATCTTTGGAGCGTGGGATGTGTCTTCGCCGAGATTCTTACCGGAAGACCACCTCTTAAAGGAAGAACAGAG atTGAACAACTTCACAAGATTTATAAACTATGTGGATCACCAGATGAAGAACTTTGGAGAAAGAACAAGCTCCATCCTCAAACTAAGATGTTTGGACAACAACATCAATATGAAGGTTGTCTGAGAGAAACATTTGAGGAGTTTCCAAAAACAGCAGTTAATCTTCTGGAGAATCTATTTTCCATTGATCCAGATAAACGAGGAACTGCCTCCTCTGCTCTCATGTCAGAG TACTTTAATACAAGGCCTTACGCTTGTGATCCATCGACGTTACCTAAGTACCCTCCTAACAAAGAAATGGATGCTAAGTACCGTGAAGAACTTCAACGAAG GAGAAGAGCAACTATAAAGAAAAGAGATAACTTGGTACCCAAGCAAACGGGAAAATCACGTAGAACAATCAAAGATCCTCTGAGCAAGTTACCAACCCAACAG GAAACGAAGAAGGAAGCCGAGACAGAAATCGTTCTCCAGACGACGCCATCAGAGACATCTCAAGCGACGACTCGAAGCGAGTTTCCCTACACTGCTCTATCTCAAGCTACGGCACCGGCAAGCGGGTTTGCATGGGCTGGagggaagaagaggaaagaaaaCGACGCAGCTTCGACGCTGACTTACAATCAGCCTGCAGGATCTGCGAGCCACGTGAGTGGTATGAGCATGGCTTTTGCTAAGAATACATTCGGGTTAACAATAAACGAAGACAGGCCATTTCTTAGGCCACACGTTTCTATAGACTCCTCTGGTGATGTTTTATTGTACCCTAACGTGCATcacaagaagaaagaagaagataatatgAGTTGG GATTTGAGGAATGGTGGGGCGAATCCAAAGATATTTCAAACGAATGGGATGAACGAGATATTAAGGAGAACAGAAACTGATGCAAGAGTCGCTGTTCGAAGACCGCCACGGATAGAAAGAGGTTAA